A window of Fragaria vesca subsp. vesca linkage group LG7, FraVesHawaii_1.0, whole genome shotgun sequence contains these coding sequences:
- the LOC101300580 gene encoding embryonic abundant protein 1-like: MASQQKRAELDERARRGETVIPGGTGGKSLRAQEHLAEGRRKGGQTRKDQIGKEGYQEMGRKGGLSTGDESGGERAAREGITIDESKYKTKSNE; this comes from the exons ATGGCTTCGCAGCAGAAAAGGGCTGAGCTGGACGAGAGGGCTAGGCGAGGAGAGACTGTGATACCCGGCGGGACTGGCGGCAAAAGCCTTCGAGCTCAGGAACACCTTGCTGAAG GGAGGAGGAAAGGAGGGCAGACGAGGAAGGACCAGATAGGGAAGGAAGGGTACCAGGAGATGGGCCGCAAGGGAGGGCTGAGCACCGGAGATGAGTCCGGTGGAGAGCGCGCCGCCCGGGAGGGTATTACGATTGACGAGTCCAAGTACAAGACCAAGAGCAATGAGTAG